A genomic window from Paucibacter sp. KCTC 42545 includes:
- a CDS encoding cation:proton antiporter domain-containing protein translates to MVSSLDLALLYLVAAVLGVVACRSLKLPPMLGYLVVGVLIGPHALAFAGDTASIRYLAEFGVVFLMFVIGLEFNLPKLRSMRTLVFGLGLCQVLLTMLGALAGQWLLDTVADYFHLPWDLGWKGALVLGAAMAMSSTAIVVKLMAERLELESEHGKRVIGVLLFQDLAVVPLLVMIPALNSSGAEMAQSLAWASLKAIALLALLLVGGQKVMRWWLTLLARRKSEELFMLNILLVTLGLAWLTEHAGLSLALGAFVAGMLIAETEYKHQVETDIRPFHDVLLGLFFITIGMKLDWRLLLAQWPLVLLLSVLPILAKFALITGLAKLFRAPTGVALRTGIYLAQAGEFGFVLLTLASQHELIPPQYVSPVLASMVLSMLATPFLIMFSNRIVMKLSSSDWMMQSLQLTTIAKKAIKADAHVIICGYGRSGQNLARLLEGEHIPYMALDLDPDRVRQAAAAGQSVVFGDAARLQSLMAAGLARASAVVVSYPDTPSALKILHLVQQHAPQVPVVVRTIDDSDLERLRAAGATEVVPEAIEGSLMLASHALALVGVPMRRVIRLTRDARDARYGLLRGYFHGADDDTAEDRHHARLRSVTLPAASAYAGQALAVLALHATGVSVVSLRRASGAVVPASDTLLLSGGDTLVLAGVPEALALAEEKLLRI, encoded by the coding sequence ATGGTGTCCTCTCTCGATCTTGCCCTGCTTTACCTGGTTGCCGCCGTGCTGGGGGTGGTGGCCTGCCGCAGCTTGAAGCTGCCGCCCATGCTGGGCTATCTGGTGGTGGGCGTGCTGATCGGGCCGCATGCCCTGGCTTTCGCCGGCGACACCGCCAGCATCCGCTACCTGGCGGAGTTCGGCGTGGTGTTCCTGATGTTTGTGATCGGGCTGGAGTTCAATCTGCCCAAGCTGCGCAGCATGCGCACCCTGGTGTTCGGCCTGGGCCTGTGCCAGGTGCTGTTGACCATGCTGGGCGCGCTGGCAGGGCAATGGCTCTTGGACACGGTGGCGGACTATTTCCACCTGCCCTGGGACTTGGGCTGGAAGGGCGCCCTGGTGCTGGGCGCGGCCATGGCCATGAGCAGCACGGCCATCGTGGTCAAGCTGATGGCCGAGCGGCTGGAGCTGGAAAGCGAGCATGGCAAGCGCGTCATCGGCGTGCTGCTGTTTCAGGACTTGGCGGTGGTGCCCTTGCTGGTGATGATTCCGGCGCTGAACAGCAGCGGCGCGGAGATGGCGCAATCACTGGCCTGGGCCAGCCTGAAAGCGATCGCACTTTTGGCCCTGTTACTGGTGGGCGGGCAAAAGGTGATGCGCTGGTGGCTGACCCTGCTGGCGCGGCGCAAGAGCGAAGAGCTCTTCATGCTCAACATCCTCTTGGTCACCCTGGGCCTGGCCTGGCTGACCGAGCATGCGGGTTTGTCGCTGGCCCTGGGCGCTTTTGTGGCCGGCATGCTGATCGCCGAGACCGAATACAAGCACCAGGTGGAAACCGACATCCGGCCCTTCCACGACGTGCTGCTGGGCCTGTTCTTCATCACCATCGGTATGAAGCTGGACTGGCGCTTGCTGCTGGCGCAATGGCCCTTGGTGCTGCTGCTCAGCGTGCTGCCGATTCTGGCCAAGTTCGCTCTCATCACCGGCCTGGCCAAGCTGTTCCGCGCGCCCACCGGCGTGGCACTGCGCACCGGCATCTATCTGGCGCAAGCGGGTGAGTTTGGCTTTGTGCTGCTGACCCTGGCCAGCCAGCATGAGCTGATTCCGCCGCAGTATGTGAGCCCGGTGCTGGCGAGCATGGTGCTGTCGATGCTGGCCACGCCCTTCTTGATCATGTTCAGCAACCGGATCGTGATGAAGCTGTCCAGCAGCGACTGGATGATGCAGTCGCTGCAGCTCACCACCATCGCCAAGAAGGCGATCAAGGCAGATGCCCATGTGATCATCTGCGGCTATGGCCGCAGCGGCCAGAACCTGGCCCGCTTGCTGGAAGGCGAGCACATTCCCTATATGGCGCTGGACCTGGACCCCGACCGGGTACGCCAGGCGGCAGCCGCCGGCCAGAGCGTGGTGTTCGGCGACGCCGCCCGGCTGCAGAGCTTGATGGCCGCCGGCCTGGCCCGCGCCAGCGCGGTGGTGGTGAGCTACCCCGACACGCCCTCGGCCCTGAAGATCTTGCATCTGGTGCAGCAGCATGCGCCGCAAGTGCCGGTGGTGGTGCGCACGATTGACGACAGCGATCTGGAACGCCTGCGCGCCGCCGGCGCCACCGAGGTGGTGCCCGAGGCGATCGAAGGTTCGCTGATGCTGGCCAGCCATGCGCTGGCCCTGGTGGGCGTGCCGATGCGGCGCGTGATCCGCCTAACCCGTGACGCGCGAGATGCTCGTTATGGACTGCTGCGTGGCTACTTCCATGGCGCCGACGACGACACCGCGGAAGACCGCCATCACGCCCGCCTGCGCTCGGTCACCTTGCCGGCGGCCAGCGCCTACGCCGGCCAAGCCTTGGCCGTGTTGGCGCTGCACGCCACCGGCGTGTCGGTAGTGTCGCTGCGCCGGGCCAGTGGTGCGGTGGTACCAGCCAGCGACACGCTTTTGCTCAGCGGTGGCGACACATTGGTGCTGGCCGGCGTGCCGGAGGCACTGGCCCTGGCTGAGGAAAAGCTGCTGCGAATTTGA
- a CDS encoding ABC transporter substrate-binding protein has product MKKSIRPLLAAILSAYAFVGAAHADITIGVSLPLTGPASGLGIPTKNGISLWPDTIGGEKVKLIMLDDASDTTQSVKNGRRFITEDKVDVIVGSTATPASIALSAVALEGQTVQISTSPVDLPEGKDAWTFRVAQSTPLMASALVEHMKKSGIKTYAFLGFSDAYGETWLKAFEALASKAGLSSLATERFARSDTSVTAQAIKLTMARPDAILIGASGSGAAMPHKAIVERGYKGKIYQTHGAASRDLIRLGAKDVEGAIVVAGLAVMPESLPAAHPSKKLATEFVERYEQQFGAGTRNQFSAHGYDAHLLLQAAVPVALKKGKPGTPEFRAALKDALENSKGVTITQGVIRYSAKDHWGLEDNARVLLTIDKGDWKLAN; this is encoded by the coding sequence ATGAAAAAGTCGATCCGCCCTTTGCTTGCCGCGATATTGAGTGCATATGCCTTCGTCGGCGCCGCGCATGCCGATATCACCATCGGCGTGAGTCTGCCGCTGACCGGCCCGGCCTCGGGCCTTGGCATCCCGACCAAGAACGGCATCTCCTTGTGGCCCGACACCATCGGCGGCGAGAAGGTCAAGCTCATCATGCTGGACGATGCCTCCGACACGACGCAGTCGGTCAAGAACGGGCGCCGCTTCATCACCGAGGACAAGGTTGACGTGATCGTCGGCTCCACCGCCACGCCGGCCTCGATTGCGCTGTCGGCTGTCGCACTCGAAGGGCAGACGGTGCAGATCTCGACCTCGCCGGTCGATCTCCCCGAAGGCAAGGACGCCTGGACTTTCCGCGTGGCGCAGTCCACGCCGCTGATGGCCTCCGCTTTGGTTGAGCATATGAAGAAGAGCGGCATCAAAACCTATGCCTTTCTCGGCTTCTCCGACGCTTATGGCGAGACCTGGCTGAAGGCCTTCGAGGCGCTGGCGTCGAAGGCCGGCCTTAGTTCGTTGGCGACGGAGCGATTCGCACGGTCCGACACCAGCGTGACGGCGCAGGCAATCAAGCTCACCATGGCGCGCCCGGACGCCATCCTGATCGGCGCGTCGGGCAGCGGCGCCGCGATGCCGCACAAAGCCATCGTGGAGCGCGGCTACAAGGGCAAGATCTACCAGACCCATGGCGCCGCTTCGCGTGACCTGATCCGTTTGGGCGCTAAGGATGTTGAGGGTGCGATCGTGGTGGCTGGGCTGGCGGTGATGCCGGAATCTTTGCCTGCGGCGCATCCCTCCAAGAAGCTGGCGACCGAGTTCGTTGAGCGCTACGAGCAGCAGTTTGGCGCGGGCACGCGCAACCAGTTCTCGGCGCATGGCTACGACGCGCACCTGCTGCTGCAGGCCGCGGTGCCAGTAGCGCTCAAGAAGGGCAAACCGGGAACACCGGAATTCCGCGCCGCGCTCAAGGACGCGCTGGAGAACAGCAAGGGCGTGACCATCACCCAGGGTGTGATCCGCTACTCGGCCAAGGACCACTGGGGCCTGGAAGACAATGCGCGCGTTTTGCTGACGATCGACAAGGGCGACTGGAAGCTGGCGAACTAA
- a CDS encoding ABC transporter ATP-binding protein, whose protein sequence is MSAVLALRGITKSYRSGDIVTPVLHGIDLSVQRGDYLALMGSSGSGKSTLMNLMGLLDRCDSGELLLQGRDVSQLGTAEHASLRNREIGFVFQSFNLLKRMTVLDNVALPLIYAGKPRSAARARGQQLLDQLGLGEFARRMPNQLSGGQQQRVAIARSLANEAPLLLADEPTGNLDTQTTAEVLAILARLNREMGLTIVLVTHEPEVALQAKRLVRLKDGRVAFDGLPSEQAHL, encoded by the coding sequence ATGTCGGCCGTCTTGGCCCTGCGCGGCATCACCAAGAGCTACCGCAGCGGCGACATCGTCACCCCGGTGCTGCACGGCATTGACCTGAGCGTGCAGCGCGGCGACTACCTCGCGCTGATGGGCTCCAGCGGCTCGGGCAAAAGCACGCTGATGAACTTGATGGGCTTGCTGGACCGCTGCGACAGCGGCGAGCTGCTGCTGCAGGGGCGCGACGTTAGCCAGCTGGGCACCGCCGAACACGCCAGCCTGCGCAACCGCGAAATCGGTTTTGTGTTCCAGAGCTTCAATTTGCTCAAGCGCATGACGGTGTTGGACAACGTGGCCCTGCCGCTGATCTACGCAGGCAAGCCCCGCAGCGCGGCGCGCGCGCGTGGCCAGCAGCTGCTGGATCAGCTGGGCCTGGGTGAGTTTGCCAGGCGCATGCCCAACCAGCTCAGCGGCGGTCAACAGCAGCGTGTGGCGATTGCGCGTTCGCTCGCCAACGAGGCGCCCTTGTTGCTGGCCGACGAACCCACCGGCAATCTCGACACCCAAACCACCGCCGAGGTGCTGGCCATTCTGGCGCGGCTGAACCGCGAGATGGGCCTGACCATTGTGCTGGTCACGCATGAGCCCGAGGTCGCCCTGCAGGCCAAGCGCCTGGTGCGGCTCAAGGATGGCCGCGTGGCCTTTGACGGCCTGCCCTCGGAACAGGCGCATTTATGA
- a CDS encoding efflux RND transporter periplasmic adaptor subunit gives MTKLKKRLSLGLAALALLAGGAGWMQQQAGKSSKPSPFRVSEVDEGAITQVVMANGNLQPVTVVTVGSQVSGTVITRLVDFNDKVKKGQVLLRLDPANFEARVRQASASMRAAEAQVAFTRGNYERNESLVKQGFLSAPQRDQSRRELDAALAQVEVSRAQLDAAQTDLANSVIRSPVDGVVIKRSVDVGQTVAASFQTPELFLIAKDLREMVIQTNVSEADVGQLREGQQVRFVVDAFPSREFEGRVQQFRLNATNTQGVVTYTVIVDVPNEDGELKPGMTAQTRIVVAQRPTALRLPTAALRFVPTEEELKLNRDKAAGAANAASAPASAAAAASAVQVNRPDDDGVLSTLRGGARVYRVYTLDADKRLQAHEVTVGIANTKFTELISSGSLKKGDAVVTRRVPVDGKAEL, from the coding sequence TTGACCAAGTTGAAAAAGCGCCTGAGCCTCGGCCTTGCCGCCCTGGCCCTGCTGGCCGGTGGCGCCGGATGGATGCAGCAGCAGGCGGGTAAAAGCTCCAAGCCCTCGCCCTTTCGGGTCAGCGAGGTGGACGAAGGCGCCATCACCCAGGTGGTGATGGCCAACGGCAATTTGCAGCCGGTGACGGTGGTGACGGTGGGCTCGCAGGTCAGCGGCACCGTCATCACCCGCCTGGTGGACTTCAACGACAAGGTCAAAAAGGGTCAGGTCTTGCTGCGGCTGGATCCGGCCAACTTTGAAGCCCGGGTGCGCCAGGCCAGTGCCAGCATGCGCGCGGCCGAGGCGCAGGTGGCTTTTACGCGCGGCAATTACGAGCGCAACGAATCCCTGGTCAAGCAAGGCTTTTTGTCCGCCCCCCAGCGCGACCAAAGCCGCCGTGAGCTGGACGCTGCGCTGGCACAAGTAGAAGTCAGCCGCGCCCAGCTCGACGCCGCGCAGACCGACCTGGCCAATAGCGTGATCCGCTCGCCGGTGGATGGTGTGGTGATCAAGCGCAGCGTGGATGTGGGCCAAACCGTGGCCGCCAGCTTCCAGACGCCGGAGCTGTTCCTGATCGCCAAGGACTTGCGTGAAATGGTGATCCAGACCAATGTGTCCGAGGCCGATGTGGGCCAGTTGCGCGAAGGTCAGCAAGTGCGCTTTGTGGTGGACGCCTTCCCGAGCCGCGAGTTCGAAGGCCGGGTGCAGCAATTCCGTCTCAACGCCACCAATACCCAGGGCGTGGTGACTTACACGGTGATTGTGGATGTGCCCAATGAAGACGGTGAGCTCAAACCCGGCATGACGGCGCAAACCCGCATCGTGGTGGCACAGCGCCCCACGGCCCTGCGCCTGCCCACCGCGGCGCTGCGCTTTGTGCCGACGGAAGAAGAACTCAAGCTCAATCGTGACAAGGCGGCCGGGGCAGCGAACGCTGCCTCCGCGCCCGCATCGGCAGCTGCCGCCGCATCCGCTGTACAGGTCAACCGGCCCGATGACGACGGCGTGCTCTCCACCCTGCGTGGTGGCGCGCGGGTCTACCGCGTTTACACGCTGGACGCCGACAAGCGCCTGCAAGCGCACGAGGTGACGGTAGGCATTGCCAACACCAAATTCACCGAGCTGATCAGCAGCGGCAGCCTCAAAAAGGGCGATGCGGTGGTGACGCGCCGCGTGCCTGTGGACGGCAAGGCGGAGCTGTAA
- a CDS encoding ABC transporter permease produces the protein MNPIQIFIEALRSLNANRLRSALTMLGVVIGIASVLMMLSVGDGVRNFIAKELSVLGSNQLIVQPGTPVDGGGVRRRSGEVPNLTVDDARALAQLPSLKGAAPALQGFFQLQYGDSNSNQTVLGVTPAMIALRNWRVESGVPLDERDVQAASRVVVIGSKLASTHYAGRDPLGQVLRMDGQPFTIIGVMGGSGRTLDGTELGELVLVPISAMPLRLARPGLVHYISLQVKDAAGMADAQQDVAELLRDRHHITGDKPDDFAITDLASIAKTGAAIGTGLSLGLGVIGAISLLVGGIGIMNIMLVSVSERVREIGIRMAIGAKPRDVLWQFLGEAVLLCLVGGLIGLGLAALGVAAVNATGKFEMVLAFKHILVAVGFASGVGVFFGYYPARRASKLLPIECLRQD, from the coding sequence ATGAACCCGATTCAAATCTTCATCGAAGCCCTGCGCTCGCTCAATGCCAACCGCCTGCGCAGCGCGCTGACCATGCTGGGCGTGGTGATCGGCATCGCCTCGGTGCTGATGATGCTCAGCGTGGGTGATGGCGTGCGCAACTTCATCGCGAAGGAGCTGTCGGTGCTGGGCAGCAATCAGCTGATCGTGCAGCCCGGCACGCCTGTGGACGGCGGCGGCGTGCGCCGGCGCAGCGGCGAGGTGCCAAACCTGACCGTGGATGATGCGCGCGCGCTGGCCCAGTTGCCCTCGCTCAAGGGTGCGGCGCCGGCGCTGCAAGGTTTCTTCCAGCTGCAGTACGGCGACAGCAATAGCAACCAGACCGTGCTGGGCGTGACCCCCGCCATGATTGCCCTGCGCAACTGGCGGGTGGAAAGCGGCGTGCCGCTGGATGAGCGCGATGTGCAGGCTGCCAGCCGCGTGGTGGTGATCGGCTCCAAGCTGGCCAGCACGCATTACGCTGGCCGTGATCCGCTGGGTCAGGTCTTGCGCATGGACGGCCAGCCCTTCACCATCATCGGCGTGATGGGCGGCTCGGGCCGCACGCTGGACGGCACCGAACTCGGCGAGCTGGTGCTGGTGCCCATCAGTGCCATGCCCCTGCGCCTGGCGCGGCCCGGCCTGGTGCACTACATCAGCTTGCAAGTCAAAGACGCGGCGGGCATGGCCGACGCCCAGCAAGACGTGGCCGAGCTGCTGCGCGACCGCCACCACATCACCGGCGACAAACCCGACGACTTCGCCATCACCGACCTCGCCAGCATTGCCAAGACCGGCGCCGCCATCGGCACCGGCTTGTCCTTGGGCCTGGGCGTGATCGGCGCGATCTCGCTGCTGGTGGGCGGCATCGGCATCATGAACATCATGCTGGTCAGTGTGAGTGAGCGGGTACGCGAGATTGGCATCCGCATGGCTATTGGCGCCAAGCCGCGCGATGTGCTGTGGCAGTTCCTTGGCGAGGCGGTGCTGTTGTGCCTGGTGGGCGGCCTGATCGGCCTCGGCCTGGCCGCGCTGGGCGTGGCGGCTGTCAACGCCACCGGCAAGTTCGAAATGGTGCTGGCCTTCAAACACATCTTGGTGGCGGTGGGCTTTGCCAGTGGCGTGGGCGTGTTCTTCGGCTACTACCCGGCGCGGCGGGCGTCCAAGCTGCTGCCGATTGAGTGCTTGAGGCAGGATTGA
- a CDS encoding SulP family inorganic anion transporter: MKQKLAAWRSGMLEKHRQTWSADLLAAFVVSVLLIPQSLAYAMLAGLPPQVGLYASLLPLLAYAALGTSPALAVGPVAVLALMIAQTLGKLPAGVSPSEGALVLAAEMGLILLLAAALRLHALASLLSVPVLHGFETGATLSIALSQIPVLIGSPVQGADVPALLREVWAHGVSWHGPTLAFGIMTCALLLAARRWLPGALARLAPLVLLLGAMLLAWQLDALSFGVRLLGGLPSLTLGLSLPRLDAALWWDMLPNALLLALMAYVSSLVVAESLARKRGERINAAAELRALGLANCMAACSGGMPVAASFSRSVLLHDAGSRTRLAGALVAVFMLLALWLLADVLAWLPKTVLSATILVAVLSGLKLQPFGQAWRYARPEALLMLLVTLTVLGVNLSVGLGLGVLGSIALLLQRSARPHVAQLGRVYGTEHYRNVERHAVELQADVLGLRIDESLLFTNARSLGDVVQGYLAGQPQARRVLLMMSPVNSIDFSGLEALRELQATLKLQGVRLDLSEVKGPVLDRLRAGGWQEWFEGQVFLSYHQGMVEGERPMRDDPSPVI, translated from the coding sequence ATGAAACAAAAACTGGCCGCCTGGCGCAGCGGCATGCTCGAAAAGCATAGGCAAACTTGGTCGGCGGACTTGCTGGCCGCCTTTGTGGTCAGCGTGCTCTTGATTCCCCAAAGCCTGGCCTACGCGATGTTGGCCGGCCTGCCGCCGCAGGTGGGTTTGTATGCCAGCTTGCTGCCCTTGCTGGCCTATGCCGCACTTGGCACCAGCCCGGCCCTGGCCGTGGGGCCGGTGGCGGTGCTGGCGCTGATGATCGCGCAGACCCTGGGCAAGCTGCCCGCCGGGGTCAGCCCCAGCGAAGGCGCACTGGTGCTGGCGGCCGAGATGGGCCTGATCCTGCTGCTGGCCGCGGCGCTGCGCCTGCATGCGCTGGCCTCCTTGCTGTCGGTGCCGGTGCTGCATGGCTTCGAAACCGGCGCCACCTTGAGCATCGCGCTGAGCCAAATCCCGGTCTTGATCGGCAGCCCGGTGCAGGGCGCGGATGTGCCCGCCTTGCTGCGGGAGGTCTGGGCGCATGGTGTGAGCTGGCATGGCCCGACGCTGGCGTTTGGCATCATGACCTGCGCGCTCTTGCTGGCCGCGCGCCGCTGGCTGCCGGGAGCCTTGGCGCGGCTGGCCCCACTGGTGCTTTTGCTGGGCGCCATGTTGCTGGCCTGGCAGCTTGATGCGCTTTCGTTTGGTGTTCGCCTTTTGGGCGGCCTGCCGTCGCTGACGCTGGGCTTGAGCCTGCCGCGGCTGGACGCTGCGCTGTGGTGGGACATGCTGCCGAATGCCCTGCTGCTGGCGCTGATGGCTTATGTGAGCAGCCTCGTGGTGGCTGAATCGCTGGCGCGCAAGCGCGGTGAGCGGATCAATGCGGCGGCCGAGTTGCGCGCCCTGGGCTTGGCCAATTGCATGGCTGCGTGCAGTGGCGGCATGCCGGTGGCGGCTAGTTTTTCGCGCAGCGTTTTGCTGCACGACGCGGGCAGCCGGACCCGCTTGGCCGGCGCCTTGGTGGCGGTGTTCATGTTGCTGGCCTTGTGGCTCTTGGCCGATGTGCTGGCCTGGCTACCCAAGACCGTGCTGTCGGCCACGATTCTGGTGGCTGTGTTGTCGGGGCTTAAGCTGCAGCCATTCGGCCAGGCTTGGCGTTATGCACGCCCCGAGGCGCTGCTGATGCTGCTGGTGACGCTGACCGTGCTGGGCGTGAACTTGTCGGTCGGCTTAGGCCTAGGTGTGCTGGGCTCCATCGCCCTGCTTTTGCAGCGCAGCGCCCGGCCTCATGTGGCCCAGCTCGGCCGCGTTTACGGCACCGAGCATTACCGCAATGTCGAGCGCCATGCGGTGGAGTTGCAGGCCGATGTGCTGGGCCTGCGCATCGACGAGAGCTTGCTCTTCACCAATGCGCGCAGCCTGGGCGATGTGGTGCAGGGCTATCTGGCCGGGCAGCCGCAGGCGCGCCGGGTCTTGCTGATGATGTCGCCGGTCAACAGCATTGACTTCAGCGGCCTGGAAGCCTTGCGGGAACTGCAAGCGACCCTGAAGTTGCAGGGCGTGCGCCTGGATCTCTCCGAGGTCAAAGGCCCCGTGCTGGACCGCCTGCGCGCCGGCGGCTGGCAAGAGTGGTTTGAGGGCCAGGTCTTTCTCAGCTACCACCAGGGCATGGTCGAGGGTGAGCGCCCCATGCGGGATGACCCGAGCCCGGTGATCTAG
- a CDS encoding GNAT family N-acetyltransferase, with translation MTLLTTARLRLEPLTDAHFDGLHRLNSDPEVMRYITGKPDTPEDTQLMIDRVKARWAEWGYSWWAFIEQDSGELIGAGCIQHLGRVSSGPLEIGWRLRRDRWHQGYASEAAQRMASFAFDDLNAPLLCAVRMPNNLASGRVMDRLGMRYTGMEHWYDMDMARHDVTRADWLARSPV, from the coding sequence ATGACCCTGCTCACTACCGCGCGCCTGCGCCTGGAACCGCTCACCGATGCCCACTTCGACGGCCTGCACCGCCTCAACAGCGACCCCGAGGTGATGCGTTACATCACCGGCAAGCCGGACACGCCGGAAGACACCCAGCTGATGATCGACCGGGTCAAGGCGCGCTGGGCCGAATGGGGCTACTCATGGTGGGCCTTTATCGAACAAGACTCGGGCGAGCTGATTGGCGCGGGCTGCATCCAGCATTTGGGCCGGGTGAGCAGCGGCCCGCTTGAAATTGGCTGGCGCCTGCGGCGCGACCGTTGGCACCAGGGCTATGCCAGTGAGGCAGCCCAGCGCATGGCCAGCTTCGCCTTCGATGACTTGAACGCCCCGCTGCTGTGCGCTGTGCGCATGCCTAACAACCTTGCCTCCGGCCGGGTGATGGACCGTCTGGGCATGCGCTACACCGGCATGGAGCATTGGTACGACATGGACATGGCCCGCCACGATGTGACGCGGGCAGATTGGCTGGCGCGCAGCCCGGTCTGA
- a CDS encoding flavin-dependent oxidoreductase produces the protein MKVTIAGAGIGGLSLALMLHERGIEVEIFEAVGTIKPLGVGINLLPHASQQLCRLGLEDALAANAIETSTLAYFNQFGQEIWREARGRAAGYDSPQFSIHRGELQMALLAKVQERIGKDKVHSGHAFASFEQIADKVVGQFTRREDGATVLSECDVLVGADGIHSAVRKFLYPNGDQPRFSGRMLWRAVTEAEPYMDGRSMFMAGHQDQKFVCYPISEPLRRGGRSLINWIAELRVPNGELPSTDWNRKVDKSVFAAPFQNWKWDWIDIPAIIDGAKEIYEFPLVDRDPLPRWTFGRVTLLGDAAHPMYPIGSNGSAQAILDARYLADCLADDPDTSYALREYEAERLPKTTGIVLRNRMNGPEQVMQMAESRAPQGFTNIDEVIPRQTLEAISQRYKRLAGFDKDSLKTKA, from the coding sequence GTGAAAGTCACAATTGCAGGCGCCGGTATCGGCGGGCTTAGCTTGGCACTGATGCTGCACGAACGCGGCATCGAGGTGGAGATATTCGAGGCCGTTGGCACCATCAAGCCACTCGGCGTTGGCATCAACCTGCTGCCGCACGCCAGCCAGCAACTGTGCAGGCTAGGCCTGGAAGACGCCTTGGCCGCCAATGCGATTGAGACTTCCACCCTGGCCTATTTCAACCAGTTCGGCCAAGAGATCTGGCGCGAAGCCCGTGGCCGCGCGGCCGGCTACGACTCCCCGCAGTTCTCCATCCATCGCGGCGAACTGCAGATGGCTTTGCTGGCGAAAGTGCAAGAGCGCATCGGCAAGGACAAGGTTCACAGCGGCCACGCTTTCGCATCGTTTGAACAAATCGCCGACAAGGTCGTCGGCCAGTTCACGCGCCGTGAAGACGGCGCCACGGTGCTGTCGGAATGCGATGTGTTGGTCGGCGCTGACGGCATCCATTCAGCCGTGCGCAAGTTCCTCTATCCGAATGGCGATCAGCCCCGTTTTTCCGGGCGCATGCTGTGGCGCGCGGTGACGGAAGCTGAGCCCTATATGGACGGGCGCAGCATGTTCATGGCCGGGCATCAGGATCAGAAGTTCGTCTGCTATCCGATCTCGGAGCCCCTACGCCGCGGCGGCCGCTCGCTGATCAACTGGATCGCCGAGTTGCGCGTACCCAATGGCGAATTGCCCAGCACAGACTGGAATCGCAAGGTCGACAAATCCGTCTTCGCGGCGCCCTTCCAGAACTGGAAATGGGACTGGATCGACATCCCCGCCATCATCGACGGCGCCAAGGAAATTTACGAATTCCCTTTGGTTGATCGCGACCCCTTGCCGCGCTGGACTTTCGGCCGCGTCACGCTGCTGGGCGATGCCGCGCATCCGATGTACCCGATCGGCTCCAACGGCAGCGCACAGGCCATCCTGGACGCGCGCTACCTGGCCGACTGCCTGGCGGATGACCCCGACACTTCGTATGCACTGCGCGAGTACGAAGCCGAGCGTCTGCCCAAGACCACCGGCATCGTCTTGCGCAATCGCATGAACGGGCCGGAGCAAGTCATGCAGATGGCCGAGTCGCGCGCGCCACAGGGCTTCACAAACATCGATGAGGTGATTCCGCGCCAAACGCTGGAAGCCATCTCCCAGCGCTACAAGCGCCTGGCGGGGTTCGACAAAGACAGCTTGAAGACGAAGGCCTGA
- a CDS encoding MarR family winged helix-turn-helix transcriptional regulator has translation MAQRIHFNASIDGVAYGVLDDLVGYAVRRAQLSIYEDFGATMGAEEITPQRFSSLVIVENNPGISQTRLAEVMGIARSGVVAIIDDFENKGLIERQASGDRRSYSLLLTKAGARQLKRYKQAVKEHDERISAALSQAEKEQLLALLRKLCAPES, from the coding sequence TTGGCCCAGCGCATTCATTTCAATGCCAGCATCGACGGTGTGGCGTACGGTGTGCTCGACGACTTGGTCGGCTATGCGGTGCGGCGTGCGCAGCTGTCGATCTACGAAGATTTCGGCGCGACCATGGGGGCGGAAGAGATCACGCCGCAGCGCTTCTCGTCGCTGGTAATTGTTGAGAACAACCCCGGAATTTCGCAGACACGGCTGGCCGAAGTGATGGGTATCGCGCGCTCCGGCGTGGTGGCGATCATCGACGACTTCGAGAACAAGGGCTTGATCGAGCGCCAGGCTTCTGGCGACCGCCGCTCCTACAGCTTGCTGCTCACCAAAGCCGGCGCACGCCAGCTCAAGCGCTACAAGCAAGCGGTGAAAGAGCACGACGAACGTATCTCTGCCGCCTTGAGCCAGGCCGAGAAAGAACAGCTGCTTGCGCTGCTGCGCAAGCTGTGTGCCCCCGAGAGTTGA